A genomic segment from Balneola sp. encodes:
- a CDS encoding rod shape-determining protein MreC, whose amino-acid sequence MRFRIFKVEHASDYIITALLLVCALTIAINRHQGGINTLRQASITFISLLEEPLSNIRIYRQALNTNTYLQRQNILLQDELSRLRAIEEENKELRELLNFQERGTYDMVPVSLVSKELNGSNNSFTIDAGSRHGIEAGMPIITSDGLIGKVILTSRFYSQGMPYFNNLFKVSAVVSETKSMGIVSWTGDNKTELVMDFVPKTIPVDSGFVIETSGFGNEFPPGIPIGYVVRTETEPGKDTQRIFLRPYTSLFNVAEGFVVRFEQDSVIQNLNEDYNELFR is encoded by the coding sequence ATGCGGTTTAGAATTTTTAAAGTTGAACATGCTTCTGACTATATAATCACTGCCCTTCTCTTAGTATGTGCACTTACAATAGCAATCAACCGACATCAGGGAGGGATTAATACCCTCAGGCAAGCCAGTATCACTTTTATTAGCCTACTTGAGGAACCACTTTCCAATATTCGAATTTACAGACAGGCTCTAAATACGAATACCTACCTTCAACGGCAGAACATTCTCCTTCAGGATGAATTAAGCAGGCTCAGAGCCATAGAGGAAGAAAACAAAGAGCTCAGAGAATTACTTAATTTCCAAGAGAGAGGAACTTACGATATGGTTCCTGTAAGCCTGGTAAGCAAAGAGCTTAACGGTTCAAACAACAGCTTCACAATAGATGCAGGATCGAGACATGGAATAGAAGCTGGTATGCCAATCATCACTTCAGACGGGCTTATTGGAAAGGTCATACTTACAAGCAGATTTTACTCGCAAGGCATGCCCTACTTCAATAACCTTTTTAAAGTAAGTGCTGTAGTTTCTGAGACAAAATCTATGGGAATAGTAAGCTGGACCGGAGATAATAAGACAGAACTAGTGATGGATTTTGTCCCTAAAACTATACCTGTTGATTCTGGTTTTGTGATTGAAACTTCCGGATTTGGGAACGAATTCCCTCCAGGTATTCCTATTGGTTATGTTGTTCGTACTGAGACCGAACCTGGTAAGGATACACAACGAATTTTTTTAAGGCCCTATACTTCATTATTCAATGTGGCTGAGGGATTTGTAGTCCGCTTTGAACAGGACTCGGTCATACAAAATCTAAATGAAGATTATAACGAGTTGTTCCGATGA
- a CDS encoding OmpH family outer membrane protein has product MKLKVLIIFLALFFISTANSEAQNQKIGYFESEVILAQIPEYQGIEQRLQLLSDGWEQELNELDAEILALEEDYKAKEILYTEEIRQQKRNEIQQKKLARDTFLNQKFGPEGEYFQNQRDLLEPIQRQIFTALRTVAQKQGFDYVFDRSGDLYMVYARGEWNLNEAILLELGIEIE; this is encoded by the coding sequence ATGAAGCTAAAGGTACTCATAATATTCTTAGCGCTGTTTTTTATCAGTACAGCAAACTCAGAAGCTCAAAATCAGAAAATCGGGTATTTTGAATCTGAGGTAATACTTGCTCAAATACCTGAATATCAGGGAATCGAGCAGAGATTACAGTTACTCAGTGATGGCTGGGAGCAGGAACTGAATGAGTTGGATGCAGAAATTCTTGCATTAGAGGAGGATTATAAAGCTAAAGAAATTCTTTATACAGAAGAGATAAGGCAACAAAAAAGAAATGAAATCCAGCAAAAGAAACTGGCTCGGGATACGTTCTTGAATCAGAAATTTGGTCCGGAAGGCGAATATTTTCAAAATCAAAGGGATTTATTGGAACCTATTCAACGCCAAATTTTTACGGCTTTAAGGACGGTAGCCCAAAAACAGGGATTTGACTATGTATTTGATCGCTCAGGTGATCTGTATATGGTATACGCTCGTGGAGAATGGAATTTAAATGAGGCTATTCTTCTAGAGTTAGGAATAGAAATAGAATAA
- the bamA gene encoding outer membrane protein assembly factor BamA gives MHTFLKQLLFTFLLFSFSAVANQNLQAQDFQITDPTLEIPQEYTVLGLEIRGNETTREQFIINASLLQPGTTITYPGEDIPDAIKRLFRVGLFSDVKVFISEKTTTGVRLVIEVTEQPRMLEYKIEGVKRTERRDLKKQILLLPGTAITESNIEQAKRAIDKFYREKGLWFTEVEARVEPSDKVENRSILIFDVKRGKKLEIKDIQFPEVEAFSERKLTKTVKPLKEDRWWKFLSKKTFKQEDFEEGREKLLTFYRNNGYSDVRIVADSVWVFDYDGSKKGIKVRFDLQEGPQYKVRNVSWDGNTVYTDEQLTIALGFEKGDIFDESKYEANTTFNRSSTDINSLYQNIGYLFFNLFPTITKVGEDSLDLHFDLYEDEIATIRSVSFSGNTNTHDDVVRRTLRTVPGNKYSRDAIVRSIRELSTLGYFDPQNITPDVLPIPQNKEVDISFSLDESQSTSNFEFSGGYGGQSIGAIISARLNFNNFSLKRAIEGDFTPFPSGDGQNLSLGVQVTGTGYQSYSFGFVEPWLNGKPTSLGVNFSYNFIRYSGSDARDRLFSASVSLGKRLKFPDDYFSTRTVLGYQLYDVTNSLSFLAEGTSSLISIKQVLERNSLDNFISPNSGSKFTLTGEIAPPLPGFSEFYKITTNFQHHVPVAGKLVLTSQADYGFIGYLTDDKRSDFQKFLVGGTQLQQRQSFVYDNIDLRGYPGGIGESIAPVVDGNQVGGRVYAKYSFEMRYPAVSTEQLQVIPYIFYDAGNSYLEFSDFDPFKLKRSIGFGSRLFLPVLGLVDLSYGYRLDGVEGTSITPGNWEFLFNIGSPF, from the coding sequence GTGCATACTTTCTTAAAACAATTACTTTTTACCTTTTTACTTTTCTCTTTTTCAGCAGTAGCTAACCAAAACCTTCAAGCTCAGGATTTTCAAATAACCGATCCTACGCTTGAGATTCCACAAGAGTACACTGTTCTTGGTCTTGAGATTAGGGGAAATGAAACTACCAGAGAGCAGTTCATTATAAACGCAAGTCTTCTGCAGCCCGGAACTACAATCACTTATCCGGGTGAAGATATTCCCGATGCGATAAAACGATTATTTAGAGTAGGTCTTTTTTCTGATGTGAAAGTTTTTATATCGGAGAAAACAACCACTGGTGTCCGGTTAGTAATCGAGGTTACTGAGCAACCCCGCATGCTCGAATATAAAATTGAAGGGGTTAAACGAACAGAAAGAAGAGACCTTAAAAAGCAGATTTTGTTACTTCCAGGTACAGCGATAACAGAATCAAATATTGAACAGGCAAAACGAGCAATAGACAAGTTTTATCGAGAGAAAGGTCTTTGGTTTACCGAAGTTGAAGCGCGTGTTGAACCCTCTGATAAGGTTGAGAATAGATCAATATTAATTTTTGATGTTAAAAGGGGTAAGAAGCTTGAGATAAAAGACATTCAATTCCCTGAAGTTGAAGCTTTTTCTGAGAGAAAACTTACAAAAACGGTAAAACCACTTAAGGAAGATAGATGGTGGAAGTTTTTATCTAAAAAGACTTTTAAGCAGGAAGATTTTGAAGAGGGTAGAGAAAAACTACTGACCTTCTATCGAAACAATGGTTATTCGGATGTTCGCATAGTTGCAGATTCAGTATGGGTATTCGATTATGACGGTAGTAAAAAGGGGATAAAAGTCCGCTTCGATTTACAAGAAGGCCCTCAATATAAAGTCAGGAATGTGAGCTGGGATGGGAATACAGTATATACCGACGAGCAATTAACAATCGCTCTAGGTTTTGAAAAGGGAGATATCTTCGATGAATCTAAATACGAAGCGAATACTACCTTTAACAGAAGCTCTACTGACATAAATAGCCTTTACCAAAATATTGGTTATCTCTTCTTTAACTTATTTCCAACGATAACTAAAGTAGGCGAAGATTCTTTAGATTTGCATTTCGATTTATATGAAGACGAAATTGCAACTATTAGATCGGTTTCCTTTTCGGGAAATACTAATACTCATGACGACGTAGTTCGCCGGACATTACGAACGGTTCCAGGAAATAAGTATAGTAGGGATGCGATTGTGCGTTCTATCAGGGAGTTAAGTACACTTGGTTATTTTGATCCTCAGAATATTACTCCTGACGTTTTACCAATTCCTCAAAATAAAGAAGTAGATATATCCTTTAGCCTGGATGAGTCTCAGAGTACCAGTAATTTTGAATTCTCAGGTGGTTATGGTGGTCAGTCAATTGGAGCAATTATCTCCGCCAGGTTGAATTTTAATAATTTTTCCTTGAAAAGGGCCATTGAAGGAGATTTTACGCCTTTCCCTTCAGGAGATGGACAAAATTTATCATTGGGTGTTCAGGTAACCGGTACCGGATACCAAAGCTATAGCTTCGGATTTGTTGAGCCATGGTTGAACGGGAAACCTACTTCACTTGGAGTCAATTTTTCCTATAACTTCATTCGATATTCGGGTAGTGACGCCCGGGATCGCCTATTTTCAGCAAGCGTTTCACTTGGAAAGCGGTTGAAATTCCCGGATGACTATTTTTCTACCCGTACGGTACTTGGATATCAGCTGTATGATGTAACCAACTCTCTTTCTTTCTTAGCCGAAGGTACTTCGAGTCTTATTTCCATAAAGCAAGTGCTTGAGCGGAACTCTTTAGATAACTTTATTTCTCCGAACTCTGGATCAAAGTTTACACTTACCGGTGAAATTGCTCCTCCGTTACCGGGATTTTCTGAATTCTATAAAATCACTACTAATTTTCAACATCATGTTCCTGTAGCTGGCAAACTTGTACTAACAAGTCAGGCTGATTATGGATTTATAGGATATTTGACAGATGACAAGCGAAGTGATTTTCAAAAGTTTTTGGTTGGGGGAACACAACTTCAGCAGCGTCAGAGCTTTGTGTATGACAATATAGATCTAAGGGGGTATCCTGGTGGAATTGGAGAAAGTATTGCCCCTGTTGTTGATGGAAACCAAGTTGGAGGAAGGGTTTATGCGAAATACTCATTTGAAATGAGGTATCCGGCAGTAAGCACCGAACAACTACAGGTAATTCCATATATATTTTATGATGCCGGAAACTCTTACCTTGAGTTTTCTGACTTTGATCCCTTCAAATTGAAGCGATCAATTGGATTCGGATCACGTCTATTCTTGCCTGTTCTTGGATTAGTAGACTTGAGTTATGGCTATAGACTTGATGGGGTAGAAGGGACTTCCATTACGCCAGGAAACTGGGAATTCTTATTCAATATCGGATCTCCATTCTAA
- a CDS encoding rod shape-determining protein: protein MSDRFGIPSPKSAKKPPKKGLLDFLYTDIAIDLGTANTLIYSRGEGIVLNEPSIVALNQQDTPVATGHEARLMHEKTHRKIRTVRPLRDGVIADFEVAEQMIKGMIHKVKKKWYSTTRQMVICVPSGITEVERRAVRDSAEHAGAKEVHLVDEPMAAAIGIGLDVHEPVGNMIVDIGGGTTEIAVIALSGIVYAQSVRLGGDELNEDIINYFRRNHNLLIGERTAEKIKCEIGSAAPLDEELEMITKGRDLVNGVPRTRHITSKDAREAMAESVNTIVESITKSLEQTPPELSADILDRGIMLTGGGALLKNLDKLIMETTDLPVHIAEDPLTAVVRGTGAILENLEYYRPVID from the coding sequence ATGTCGGATCGATTTGGGATTCCATCCCCTAAATCAGCTAAAAAACCTCCAAAAAAAGGACTTCTAGATTTTCTCTACACTGACATCGCCATTGATTTGGGCACAGCCAATACGCTAATCTACTCTCGTGGTGAAGGGATTGTTTTAAATGAGCCTTCTATTGTAGCTCTAAATCAACAAGATACTCCAGTTGCTACCGGGCATGAAGCTCGGTTAATGCATGAAAAAACCCATCGCAAGATACGCACTGTCCGCCCGCTTCGAGATGGAGTGATAGCAGATTTTGAAGTAGCCGAACAGATGATTAAGGGAATGATACACAAGGTAAAAAAGAAGTGGTATTCAACTACTCGTCAAATGGTGATTTGTGTACCTAGTGGGATTACTGAAGTAGAGCGAAGAGCAGTAAGGGACAGTGCTGAGCATGCTGGTGCTAAGGAAGTACATCTTGTTGATGAACCGATGGCTGCTGCAATTGGTATCGGTCTGGATGTGCATGAACCTGTAGGAAATATGATTGTTGATATCGGTGGTGGAACTACAGAAATCGCTGTTATTGCATTATCGGGAATTGTATATGCTCAATCTGTTCGTCTTGGTGGTGATGAATTAAATGAAGATATCATAAATTATTTCCGTCGCAATCATAACCTCTTAATTGGTGAACGAACAGCAGAGAAGATCAAATGTGAAATTGGATCAGCAGCACCTTTAGATGAGGAATTGGAGATGATTACCAAAGGTAGAGATTTGGTAAATGGTGTACCAAGAACTCGACATATCACTTCTAAAGATGCGCGAGAAGCCATGGCAGAATCTGTAAATACTATTGTCGAATCTATCACTAAATCCTTGGAGCAAACTCCTCCTGAACTTTCAGCAGATATCCTTGACCGGGGTATAATGTTGACCGGGGGTGGAGCATTGCTTAAAAATTTAGACAAACTGATAATGGAAACAACTGATCTTCCGGTACATATTGCTGAAGATCCGTTGACTGCTGTTGTTCGTGGAACCGGAGCAATCCTAGAAAACTTGGAGTACTATCGACCGGTAATAGACTAA
- a CDS encoding OmpH family outer membrane protein translates to MGKHIVAVLVALLFTVSAQAQIKIGFMNPAEVLAQIEEVQIIEQEIQKLVETRDADLLARTTQLQQDFATYEEGKTVLSEQARAEKEQEFLDRNEALEQDRETYLNEIRQKRAQMMTPIIERMDTAIKVTAEEMGLDLVLNQMTSYGDAIIFFSKEERLNITSLVLAKLQAQ, encoded by the coding sequence ATGGGAAAACACATAGTTGCTGTACTTGTTGCATTACTGTTTACTGTTAGCGCACAGGCCCAAATTAAAATCGGGTTTATGAACCCCGCTGAAGTATTGGCACAGATTGAAGAAGTACAGATCATTGAGCAGGAAATACAGAAATTAGTTGAGACACGTGACGCAGATTTACTCGCGAGAACAACTCAACTACAACAAGATTTTGCTACTTATGAAGAAGGAAAGACAGTTCTTTCAGAACAAGCTAGAGCAGAAAAAGAGCAGGAATTCTTGGATCGAAATGAAGCACTTGAACAGGATAGAGAAACTTATTTAAATGAAATAAGACAGAAACGCGCTCAAATGATGACTCCGATTATTGAAAGAATGGATACTGCTATAAAAGTGACAGCAGAAGAAATGGGACTGGATCTTGTTTTGAACCAGATGACTTCATATGGAGATGCAATCATCTTCTTCTCCAAAGAAGAGCGATTAAATATTACATCACTAGTGTTAGCCAAACTACAGGCTCAATAA
- the rodA gene encoding rod shape-determining protein RodA translates to MSNVRDFNWSIAFAWLILTIVGLIAIFSATQGPVSEFLPSYIQSNFYKQLGFVVISVIMMIAIQFVSPRSFLQLSYIFYLVGIILMVLTLLFGSEINGAKSWFRIGPFGFQSSEFMKIATILAVANYLTSRRNISAENIRFALVAVLIILLPTALVIAQNDFGTAIVFLALIPVMLFWSGLPYGVSIFIISPAIILYLTVLNWQLGLVSAVLLTGLIFFIQRRTWLTITSFVTGILTVIGVQLALTSVLQPHQIARILAFTNPSYDPTGAGWNVIQAKTAIGSGGITGKGFLEGTQTQLRFLPEQWTDFVFCVIGEEFGLLGAGLVVITFLFLFVRLLGLAGNHKHPFAQLVTVSVTSVFFIHFFINVGSATALLPVIGIPLPFISYGGSAFLTNTIMLAICLNMDFHKREFSIYR, encoded by the coding sequence ATGAGTAATGTTCGCGATTTTAATTGGTCCATTGCATTCGCCTGGTTAATTCTAACTATTGTAGGCCTTATAGCAATTTTTAGTGCAACTCAAGGGCCGGTGTCCGAGTTCTTACCTTCTTATATACAATCCAATTTCTATAAACAATTGGGCTTTGTGGTTATCTCGGTCATTATGATGATAGCTATTCAGTTTGTATCTCCAAGGTCATTTTTACAACTATCCTATATTTTTTATTTAGTTGGCATCATTCTCATGGTGCTTACCTTGCTATTCGGTTCGGAAATAAATGGTGCTAAAAGTTGGTTTAGAATCGGACCCTTTGGATTTCAGAGTAGCGAGTTCATGAAAATCGCTACTATACTTGCAGTAGCTAATTACCTTACCAGTAGAAGGAATATCTCTGCGGAAAATATTCGATTCGCCCTTGTCGCAGTATTAATAATCCTTTTACCTACAGCCTTGGTAATTGCTCAAAACGATTTTGGAACTGCAATTGTATTCCTGGCATTAATTCCAGTCATGTTATTTTGGTCAGGATTGCCATATGGGGTTTCGATATTTATCATATCTCCTGCAATAATTCTTTACTTGACGGTGCTAAATTGGCAACTAGGCCTGGTATCAGCAGTACTACTTACAGGATTAATCTTTTTTATCCAGCGCAGAACTTGGCTCACTATTACCTCTTTTGTAACAGGGATTCTTACTGTAATAGGAGTTCAACTCGCACTGACCAGTGTATTACAGCCTCACCAAATTGCTAGAATTCTTGCTTTCACAAACCCATCCTATGATCCTACCGGAGCAGGTTGGAATGTAATACAAGCTAAAACTGCCATCGGATCAGGAGGAATAACCGGAAAAGGTTTCCTCGAAGGCACACAAACACAACTTCGCTTTTTACCTGAGCAGTGGACAGATTTTGTATTCTGTGTGATAGGGGAAGAATTTGGCCTACTTGGAGCTGGCCTTGTAGTAATTACGTTCTTATTTCTTTTCGTTCGTCTTCTAGGACTGGCAGGCAACCATAAACACCCTTTTGCACAACTAGTAACTGTGAGTGTAACCTCAGTATTCTTTATTCATTTCTTCATTAATGTTGGAAGTGCAACTGCACTACTTCCGGTTATTGGTATTCCACTCCCGTTCATCAGCTATGGTGGCTCTGCTTTTCTTACTAATACAATCATGCTTGCAATCTGCTTGAATATGGACTTCCATAAAAGGGAATTCAGTATTTACCGATAA
- a CDS encoding rod shape-determining protein MreD, producing MNSELLKDFGLGIVFVISQILFFQHLNILGTTVDPIIFFLLWLIPRYERSSLLFMAAALGLIQDAFFDFWGMFMFSKTLLVFLLYNFVRKRAEIQLLLWQIFLFIWVAAIVHNLIFFGLNSFFEAYAVNYYPFLQIVGGAIYTALVGSLIYVFRVK from the coding sequence ATGAATAGCGAGCTATTAAAAGATTTTGGACTTGGAATCGTATTTGTGATTTCGCAAATATTGTTCTTTCAACACTTAAATATCTTAGGTACTACTGTAGATCCTATCATTTTCTTTCTTCTCTGGTTAATACCTAGATACGAGCGATCGAGCCTACTATTTATGGCAGCAGCACTTGGTTTAATTCAGGATGCTTTTTTCGACTTTTGGGGAATGTTTATGTTCTCAAAAACCCTGCTCGTTTTTTTGTTATATAACTTTGTAAGAAAGAGAGCTGAAATTCAGCTTCTGCTTTGGCAGATCTTCCTTTTTATTTGGGTTGCAGCAATTGTACATAATCTAATTTTCTTTGGCTTGAATAGCTTCTTTGAAGCCTATGCAGTGAATTACTACCCATTTCTACAAATTGTTGGAGGTGCAATTTATACCGCTCTTGTAGGTTCTCTGATATATGTTTTTAGAGTGAAGTAG
- a CDS encoding ribonuclease HII, which translates to MDRTKYEKQLWSEGFERIMGLDEVGRGCLAGPVVAAGVIFESGTEFPEIRDSKKIDKSERERLADEIKKRALFWSVEEGSIADIDRLNILWASIATMESCANKEGAAPDYLLVDGNRYSASLIPFTCVVKGDDKSISIGAASILAKVYRDNLMEALNKDFPEFGWDSNVGYPTKHHREALRKYGYTRHHRLSFNLGTDKKYK; encoded by the coding sequence ATGGACAGGACGAAATATGAAAAGCAGCTTTGGAGTGAGGGTTTTGAACGAATTATGGGGCTTGATGAAGTAGGAAGGGGTTGCCTTGCAGGACCTGTAGTTGCAGCAGGTGTTATTTTTGAGAGTGGAACAGAATTCCCTGAGATAAGAGATAGCAAGAAAATTGATAAATCTGAGCGAGAGCGCCTTGCTGATGAGATAAAGAAAAGAGCACTATTCTGGTCGGTAGAGGAGGGGAGTATTGCAGATATTGATCGTCTTAATATTCTATGGGCTTCAATCGCAACAATGGAAAGCTGTGCGAACAAAGAGGGAGCAGCTCCTGATTATTTGTTGGTTGATGGGAATCGGTATTCTGCTTCATTAATACCCTTTACCTGTGTCGTAAAAGGAGACGATAAATCTATAAGCATTGGGGCAGCGTCTATCTTGGCAAAAGTATACCGTGATAACCTTATGGAAGCGCTAAATAAAGACTTCCCGGAGTTTGGATGGGACAGTAATGTAGGTTATCCAACCAAACATCATAGAGAGGCGTTAAGAAAATATGGATATACTCGTCATCATCGTTTGAGCTTCAATCTTGGTACTGATAAAAAGTACAAATAA
- the mrdA gene encoding penicillin-binding protein 2, with protein MGGLCLIVLGRVFYLQVIHYETYAVLGQENSIRQEYVSPARGLIYDRNGKLLVDNEPIFSITVTPANFDRDKIPLLAELLEIEDSLVTSRVDEARRYSWYRTSPLLTDVDFETFSRIQENIWQLPGIGHQIESKRNYAPNITASHIFGYLREADRSDYENSSDLRLGDKIGKSGLELIYQDSLRGELGIEFLKVNAFGQSLGKYEGERTDKNPQQGFNLITTIDADLQSFIEELMVDKVGAVVAMKPHTGEILALVSSPSYDVTRLAGRLDREYWAHINSDTTRPLFNRAISSRQPPGSTFKPLMGMIGMHLGYVTPETVVKNTGGYMRGRLYRDIAPLGDYNLETAIAYSSNTYFYQLMDRISTQGDLNNWNKLVKDFGLGAQTSVDLPSATTGIVPDSAYFNRRFGRRQWGLGDLINLGIGQGVLSVSPLQVAQMTSSIANGGYKIQPHLVSEVQQGEISEYISPGKYEKIDWIEPEYIEVVKRGMRRVVEEGSGRFYAKNDDIPTAGKTGTAQNPHGFSHGWFTSFAPYDNPEIVVTVFLENAGFASISAAPIASLVIEKYLQAEIQRNSVYNYVLNWEPKEDNSQGVIEQ; from the coding sequence ATGGGAGGGCTTTGCCTGATTGTACTTGGAAGAGTTTTCTACTTACAGGTTATTCATTATGAAACCTATGCCGTTCTGGGACAAGAAAATTCTATCAGACAGGAATATGTAAGTCCTGCCAGGGGGTTAATTTATGATCGAAATGGGAAACTGCTGGTTGATAACGAACCTATCTTTTCGATAACAGTAACACCTGCAAATTTCGACAGGGATAAAATTCCTTTGTTGGCTGAATTACTTGAAATCGAAGATAGCCTGGTTACTTCAAGAGTAGATGAAGCCCGGCGTTACTCCTGGTATAGAACCTCTCCTCTACTAACTGATGTTGATTTTGAAACCTTCTCTAGAATCCAGGAAAACATTTGGCAACTTCCTGGAATTGGACATCAAATAGAGAGTAAGCGAAATTATGCCCCTAACATCACCGCATCTCATATTTTTGGGTACTTGAGAGAGGCTGACAGAAGTGACTATGAAAATTCTTCTGACCTAAGACTGGGTGACAAAATTGGAAAAAGTGGTCTTGAATTGATTTACCAGGATTCTCTTCGAGGGGAGCTTGGTATAGAATTCCTAAAGGTTAATGCTTTTGGGCAATCTTTGGGTAAGTATGAAGGAGAGCGAACAGACAAAAACCCTCAACAAGGGTTCAACCTGATCACTACAATTGATGCAGATCTCCAATCATTTATTGAAGAATTGATGGTTGACAAGGTTGGTGCAGTTGTAGCTATGAAACCTCATACCGGAGAAATTCTTGCCCTGGTGAGCTCTCCTAGCTATGATGTAACTCGGTTAGCGGGAAGACTCGATAGAGAATACTGGGCTCATATAAACTCGGACACCACAAGACCCTTATTCAATAGAGCGATATCCAGTAGACAACCTCCTGGGTCTACATTTAAGCCACTTATGGGCATGATCGGTATGCACCTTGGATATGTTACCCCTGAAACAGTAGTTAAAAATACCGGGGGATACATGAGGGGGCGTTTATACAGAGATATCGCCCCGTTAGGAGACTATAACCTGGAAACGGCTATCGCTTATTCAAGTAACACCTATTTCTATCAATTAATGGATCGAATAAGCACTCAGGGTGATTTAAATAATTGGAACAAGCTGGTCAAAGATTTTGGATTGGGTGCTCAGACCTCGGTTGATCTACCAAGTGCTACCACAGGTATTGTTCCCGATAGTGCTTATTTCAATCGACGATTTGGAAGAAGACAATGGGGACTCGGAGATTTAATTAACCTTGGAATTGGCCAAGGAGTACTGTCCGTTTCTCCGCTTCAAGTAGCTCAAATGACGAGCTCAATTGCTAATGGTGGCTATAAGATTCAACCACATCTGGTTAGCGAGGTACAACAAGGAGAAATTTCAGAATATATTTCACCTGGCAAATATGAAAAGATAGACTGGATAGAACCAGAATACATTGAAGTTGTTAAAAGAGGAATGCGGCGTGTAGTTGAAGAAGGTAGCGGACGCTTTTATGCTAAAAACGATGACATTCCTACAGCAGGAAAAACTGGTACCGCTCAAAACCCTCATGGGTTTAGTCATGGGTGGTTCACCTCATTCGCTCCCTATGACAATCCGGAAATAGTAGTAACTGTATTTTTGGAGAATGCAGGCTTTGCTTCTATTTCTGCTGCACCGATAGCATCTTTAGTAATTGAAAAATATCTACAAGCAGAAATACAACGAAATAGTGTTTACAACTATGTATTAAACTGGGAGCCTAAAGAGGATAACTCACAAGGGGTGATCGAACAATGA
- a CDS encoding OmpH family outer membrane protein — protein sequence MIRRISTTLTTLLVVLLAASTVNAQDELKIGYVNPQAILANMPEMKAVQQRLQNFTARKQQELIQRQQIFETEVAAYQQKIGVISAEAQAQEEARLGQMQNDLLAAQQTADLELQEKRNELVGPLLEQIGSAIDAVATRMELIYVLNTTTSTGDLVILYASDEYQAKYDITEQVMEELGMF from the coding sequence ATGATACGACGAATTAGTACAACCCTCACAACCCTTTTGGTAGTGCTCCTTGCAGCCTCTACTGTTAATGCGCAAGATGAGCTTAAAATCGGGTACGTTAATCCACAGGCTATACTGGCAAATATGCCCGAAATGAAAGCGGTACAGCAACGCCTACAAAATTTCACTGCTCGAAAGCAGCAAGAATTGATACAAAGACAGCAGATTTTTGAAACAGAAGTAGCAGCTTACCAACAAAAGATCGGAGTAATTTCAGCAGAAGCCCAGGCACAGGAAGAAGCAAGATTGGGCCAAATGCAAAACGATCTTCTTGCAGCACAACAGACTGCCGATCTGGAGCTTCAGGAGAAAAGAAACGAATTAGTTGGTCCACTACTTGAACAGATTGGATCTGCTATTGATGCAGTTGCAACCAGAATGGAATTAATTTATGTACTTAATACAACCACGAGTACCGGTGATCTTGTAATTCTGTATGCATCAGATGAGTATCAAGCTAAGTACGATATTACAGAACAGGTAATGGAAGAACTTGGAATGTTCTAA